DNA from Tripterygium wilfordii isolate XIE 37 chromosome 4, ASM1340144v1, whole genome shotgun sequence:
TTTCTTTTGGCTGAGAGCCTCCTTAAATTCATCCCAAGTTTTGACTACTTGGACACAGGCATCCCGCTTTTGTTTTGCAGCATTGAACAGGCTTTGATGAATGTTGTCAAGCATAGTCTTCACTTGGTCAACCAAACTGTCCCGGCTTATATCTAATTTTGTTCCATTGTCACGGCGAACAGCACGTACCTGGTATAAGATAAAATTAAACATTCTTCCAGTTATATCATGGAACAATGCAGaagacaaaaattaaaaaacaaagtaAGAACATTGGACTTGCTCACTCACTTGATTGTTTGCCAAGTCTTTAGGACCTATTTCAATCCTTAAAGGAACCCCTTTCATTTCCCAGTGCGAATATTTCCAGCCAGGAGAATAATTATCTCTGAAGTCAGTCTCAGCGCGGATACCTGCTTCAcacaaggtttcaatggttGCAACACATGCATCAAAGATTCCCTTAGTATCAGCATCTTTATAAGGCACTGGAATTACAATAACTTGAACAGAGGCCACTTTAGGTGGTAGCACCAAGCCTTTATCATCCCCATGAACCATCACCATTACCCCTATCTGGACATATTTGCCAAGTATTAGATAAGatagaaaaggaaataaagagTACTATTATTAACAAAGAAAGCAACAAGAAATAACCGGACAAGTATGAGGAGtacaacaaaaaattatacataacaaaaagaaaatacagtCAGGAAGATATTGTTCTTCCTACCAAAATGACATGGCAAAGTATTCGAGCAAGTGGAAATTATTCAACTCAAAAAAAATGCTAAGCAACAAACGAATACCGTGCGAGTACTATATGCCCAAGAGTTCTGCCAGACCATGGCCTTCTCCCCCTTCTCATTTTCAAAGTTAATCTCAAACATTTTTGCGAAATTTTGGCCCAAACAATGAGACGTTGCACCTTGTATACCACGACCCGTGTTCGGAATAAATGCCTACGATATAATATATGATGAAATGGAAGGAGGAATTTATATTCagccaaaaaaaattatcagtGAAAATAGCTCTAACATCATTAAAGTGTCAGCGGAAATATCATAATGTCATTATAGTTGTAGGAATAGGATCATGCATGCCAAGATATTAGTCATCATGTACCTCGACACTTGTTGTGTAAAGTCCACCAGCAAATTTTtccatttcactttttttgcctTTTATAACAGGAACTGCCAAGAACTCTTCATATATACGCCTGTATAGTTCCAATATTTCGAGGACCTGATTCATAACAATTAAACATGTAACACAactataattagttaattataaATCTGAGCAAATTACAATAAAAATCATTAGACAAGAAAAGCCAGATAAATATCtcaacaacaataacaagaaTAAAATACCAAGCTTGCTGATAATAACACATTAGACTTCTTAGTTCTTCAACTTAAGAATCACAGAGCAAGGCGCCTTTTCCAAAAGAACATCTATAATTTGATaatttcacatctttaacatGATTAAATTCATCAATATGTCTTCAAATAATTCTGCCTTCAATTAACTTTATCAAAACTTGATAGTGCAATATTCATGTTGAAAATCTAAGAATTCAGACCATAACACTAAGTCACCACCCGACTAATTACACAGAAATAGTATATCTACTGTGCCAGATACTAAATAGTTGTGTGCAAGTTCCAGATGGGGTGTATTGTTCAAAATTTCAACATACTAGACTGTTCAATATCATAGCGGGACACAAGGTCTTCTCATAACTTGTTAGCTTGAATTGTTATGCTTCTTAAAAGTATTGGATTTCACAAAACAAATTTAAGCACAAACAGAAGTCTTTATTATGTAATAACTTGCAAGATCCATCCATCCTACTTGGACCTTACAACAGAGCTACTTTGTCCTACTCATAGTTACTGGGAACGGTCAATCCCCCCTCATACCTTGAATTGGGACAAACGTACCGGAACGGGTACATTAGCGACCTAGGACGCTCAAATTAGTGTCCCAAAAGTCTGCCATCATTTTTTGTGGATTCAATCATATTAGTTTTATCATAATCAACAACATAGCTTTTGGCCTCCTCTTCACCCAAAGCTTCAACAGGGTTGGTCAATGCAGTATTTTACTCAACTTTTAAATTGTACCTCCTCTTCTTTACTTCGCTGCTGTCAATCTGTCATGCTCTAACTTCCATACAAAACATACAAATTTCAAGCTATTTCGGAGGCAGTCATGGAAGGAGAAGAGGGTGGTCACCCAAATAACTCTTCAAACCGTACCACGTTCCCAACTAGCGTACCAACTAATCCTACCCCCAAGCGTaccacaaattaatcaagtagCGTACCCCGTTCCCATACCCCTACCCCGACCCGGAGCGTACCGAGTTCCTACTCACATAATGAAAGCCAGAGACCTTGGAAGAATTGTTTAAATTGATGAACTTATTCTTGTTAACTAGATTATGTAACTCTTTGAGATTGCGAAGGCAACCACTAGTAACCACAATTAAATCCTCGACAATTCTTTGAGTCCATATAGAGATTCTTACCAAGCCCCAatgatattagtttttttttttacttctaaATTTCACTCCCACTCAATTGTACTGCTGAGGCTGGGTCTTCAAGGTAAACAAGAAGGAAGTACGTGTCAAATTTGCGTGagttcaaaaaaatttagatgACCTATCACCAAGAAAGCTATCCAGAAATAAACGACTTAACGTGCACTCATGCGCCACTTGACTAGTGTAAGAGAGTGCCGCAGATGCATGATTGTTTTTATCCAGAATAATTTCACAAGAGGCACTAACAAAATCATCTAATCAGGCCACAGAATCATGATGTATcacaaaatggaaaaaaaaggttgaaaataataaaaaagaacaaatggcAAATGGGCACTTCTATCGTGGTCACAACTACTTTTTGAAACAAATGCACTGAGAGCCACCATATAAGCACCTCGAAGGACAAAATCAGAAGTCATTTGAAAGTTCCTTACAACAGTAACACTACTATGCAGTTTCACACCATGATTCAAGCAACAAAATAAAAGCAGACGCAGAGCACCAAAAAATTCCATAACTCGTTGCTTTACCATTTCAACTATATTTCAGCAAAGAAATTTATTCTTTGGTAATTAGTCATAATTTTTTAACTCGTGATTATCATACCTCCGTGTCTGCCTCTTCCTTTGTTGCGAACGCAGTATGCCCTTCTTGTCAAAGAAACTCACGGCTCCTAAAGTCAGAAAAACATGTTAGCAAGAGCACACACTTATCAATCCAGATTCTTGatatgttgaattgatgagcCATGCCATCAGACTTCATTAGACATACTGTATAATAGGAAATAAGATTGAAAGATGAGGATATGCCAATTGATGAATAAAAGAAAAGCCACGAAACTGTCAATATCAATCAGTAAACGAAATGACTGACAAAAATTTTAGATCTAAAAAGACAATAGCTTTATCAAAAAGCAATACAGCAAACAACATCGAAAGCATAACCCAATTACTCTAATCTTCAGCAAGAGCAAAACTATAGCTTTTATAGCATAATTTGACTTGATGATTcacattttgtttgttttatgacATAATCACCTGCTGACAAGAAACTTTTTTCCTGCAAAATGCTGAAAAGAAACTTTTTCTGCAAATTATTATCGAGGAAAACAATTCACCTTCCATTGTTAATCGACAGTGGATGATATTCTCATATGTAGACAAAGAAGTGATGACATTTTCCTCCGTAAGGAACATAAATGAACAATATTTTCATCCATTTGGATACCGTGAAAAAATAGGTAGCAACCATGTACTAGTGTCGTTTCTCGCCATTATAGCTTTGCAGTTGACTGCGTCATTATCTAAATCCCATAGATTAATTTACATGAAATGCTTTTCATATATTGTAAGGATGCATTCATTTAAATTGCaactattaattaaaaaaacaggAACTTTCAGTAATTCAGTAAATGgagatgaaaatcaatgattGGATTGTAATCATTAAAACTTGAAACTTCAAGTCATGGGAATGGTATGAGCAGACATGGATTAGAATTCATGTAAATATCCATctatcaacaacaaaaaaaggaTATCtgaaaacatttttcaaaacaatttcttccatatacCCGAAAGAAAATCGTATTTCAGTGGAGTGAGGTTTTTAAGAGGACATCTCAAAAGGCaacatttttcaaaacaatgccTTCCATACACAAGAAGGAAAATTGTGTTTTATAGGAGAGATGTTTTTTAGAGGAGAAGAAGACCTGATAAATGGTGTCGGATTGCTAAACTCCCATCGAACAACATTGCACCACTGGTTAAGTTTCAAAGGTAAGTCACGGTGTCCCCTAATCCACTTTGAGTAGTAGGGATACATAACAGTCTCACTAGTTGGACGAATTGCAATAGGCACTTCCAACTCAGATTTACCAGATTTCGTTACCCACGCTACCTGAAAAGTAACAAGATTCAGGAGGTGACCAGTATGCACCTCTCTTTCTTCCCCTcaatttgcttttcttttttctttttttccagtAAGGAATAAATACAATAGGAAGATACGGCCCAAAAGCTTGTTTAACATAGATTCAACAAGCTAAAAACGGCTTTACAAACTAAGCACTCTCAAAGATAAGTATCAAATGCTCACAAGAATGCCCAATGCATTTACTTACTACATACTGCATTCCTCTTCCATAGAAGTGGGGTGGACGACTTGCCAAAAATAAGGAAGTGGGGTGGAGGGTAATGTTGCAAATTCAATCACATTCAAGTGAACAAGTGCATCTGCTAGACTATCCAGTATCCACCTACAAACacaatgtcattttttttttctcccaatgAAGTCGGGTGGATATCAAGGTCATTAGTATAATCCCACTTGAAAGCATTATCTGTCGACTCTTAAATGTTGATCTAAATGGCATCATCAAAAAGCAAGCTCGAGGTTTCAATTATGGGTGTAAACAAACCAAGACAAGCAGAGCTTCCTATGCTCAAGTCCTGTTTATTTAAAATCAATTGAGCCCGTAGCCAAGCTTCTTATGAGTTGTATAGATTTATGCATTTGCCCAATTGCCTATTCATTTAAAGTCAGCCAATCAGAGCTCAAGCTTGACTTGAATTTTGATTTCGATAAAAGGCACAAACTAAACTCAAATCATTAACCAATTGAACGAAGTTGGAAAGTGGAATTAACAAGTCGAAATATATAATTgtaatattgttattatttggaCTCAGCATATAGTACAAAAGTCTAATATTGCTTCATTattaagaataaaaaattatttgtgaGGTTCTAACATTAGCTCTCAGTGTTCTCCAGCAATACCCAGTTTTTCTCAAAGGAAACAATAAAATTCTCAAGGGGTGAAATGAATTCGctcaaaaaagataaacaacgctcgtgcacaaggctctgcAGTGGACAAAGTTGGGGACatacaagatgtacgcagaccttacccctaCATGAATTtgctcaaaattaaaaaaaaaaatgaaaaacagaaaagaaaagatctcTGTCAACTTGAACATTATCTTCTAAAGAGACAGTAAACAATATATTTCTCGTCCAACAGAAATCAAAATCTAACCTCTGGAGCAAAACCTTCTATGTGATCCTTCTCCTTCTCAAGAACACCAGGAGAAACAAAAAGAGGGAAGTAACAgttcttgattttcatttttttaatttctgcaTCAAAAAAGGCCTGCATTCAGCAAACCATTTCAGAAGACAATGTGCGAAAAAAAGTTTAGCTGACTCAGAAAAAGTGCACACTTACTTGCATGATCTCCCATATTGACATCGTCCATGGCCTTAAAATATAACACCCAGAGATATCATAATACTCAATCATTTCAGCATTGACAACCACCTATACAAAACAAAGGAGAAATTAAGCAGCAACCACCACCATTTTCTGAATGGTAATGAAATCATATTAATAGTGTACAAGGGGGCCACCCCTCACAAAAacccttttttatttctttccaaAACGTCATACATTGTGCcaagataaattaaattagcGGGAGTGTAACCgagcaatttcaatgaattGCATGTTCACTTGTGTCGGTGTAAGTAACTTTTCATCAGGTGTTAAACAGCTGGTGTATCTtaagaaaacaaggaaaatgTTAAAATCCAGTCAATAGCTGCTTTCCATTCTTACTTATTacctgaagaaaaaaaatttcccttACCGGAAGGAGGTTGTACTAGTTTTTGGCAGATATTCGGATTCCTATTCTATATACAGATTAACAACATCCACCCCCTCTCTCCCTCCCATTTGAATAATGGAATCTGACAAATCTAATCCTTTTGATGGTGAGTCTGGTGAGTATTAAAACACAcacataaacacacacacacacacacacagaaacAAGGATATTACgcataatcaatattcattcGAATTTCAAGTCAATAGTCTTTTGTTTGTTGACTTCAATTAATAATCTGAATATCATTTGCTTTCttcatttatattatttatttatttccttcttGTATTTGTGTCAAGTCACTGAAACTCAAAAATAACCCCATATTTATACTCTCTCCAACAAACATATCACAATAATTCACATCATTCACTCCTACCATAACTGATTACACCATTAAAATGAGTGCAAATTACTCAACGAGAGTATGTATACAGTATACACAGTATCTTCAACTGTGACGAAAACATCAAGGTTGTAAAACAAGTAGAAGCATATAAACATAAGATCACAAAGCGGAACTCATAAAAAATAGTTGAATGTTCATAAAATACCTCTGAGTACCATTCTCCAAAGTTCTCCTCCTTCTTAAAGGAAAGCCCTAATCCAGTCTCTTTCTTCACCTCCTTCTTTTTGCCCCCTAGAACATTGACAAAATGACTCAGCAGCTCAATCCAACACTAAATACATATGGGATAGAAACACTCACCACTAGCTTTAGCCTTGGGCTTTTTTGCGTCATCACCAGCCATATCTTCAGCAAGTAAACTGTAAGCTGACATAAACAAATATAGAGAGGCATAAAATCACATTTTGAGCAGAACAAGATTAATTGACATAATTACAACCCCTGACCTATTCTACATGATGTTTATGATTGaaaaaattacacaaagacTGAAAGAAAACAGATGTCAACAGCGTATCATAAGTTACGTACGTAAAATTGGCTTGACCTAGCCAAAACTCTTAAGAGTTTCAAGAAAACTACACGAATGCAGCATTTCCGGCTACATTGATTCCCATTTCATCTAGAAATGGCAATTTGACTCGATGAGTGTTGTCACTGTCACGCTAATGCACAGAGCCCGAGGGAGAAGTAGGAAAATGAAATCGtaaaagatgagtaaattagaGAGGATGAGAGAAGGTAcctgaagagagagagagaaggaggaggaggaggaggaggaggaggagggagatCGCCAAACGTCGTATGTGTAAACAGCGGCGTAAAAGGGGTTAGGGCATCTCCAACACTGGCATGCAAAATGGGGATGCATAAGTGTACTTTGCATATTTGAATAGTTATATGCATATTCATATGCATACTTTAATGAAATTTCATTCTAACAATGAGTATGTAAAATGggttttcatttaatttatcacatttttttatttttttaataattctaTAAATGTGTAGCCTCTCACTCATCACTTTATGtcaaatctttcaaaaacaTCAACATGGATCACCCAAATGCTAGTTCTGAGATTTTGAGAGAATTCATTGCTTTCGACTCTAATTCTGAAGATGAGTTGGAACAACTTTTTAATGCCCGAGAGAATGACGATCAACAAGCTAATGGGAGGAGACGAACTGGCCACCGTGGTTCCGTTCCCGGCCATAGAATTATTCAACGCAATCACAATGACGGTCACTCCAGATTGTGGAATGACTATTTCAAGCCAGATCCTGTTTACCATGAAGGTCTATTCAGGAGAAGATTTCGAATGAGTCGAAATCTTTTTCTCCACATTGCAAATGCTGTGGTCGCGAATGATACGTATTTTACCCAGAGACGAAATGCAATTGGAGTTTTAGGGCTATCTGCTCTTCAAAAGATCACCGCAGCGCTTAGGATCCTGGCATACGGGAGTCCAGCAGATACTTTGGACGAGTACATACAGATCGGCGAGAGTACTGCAATTGCAAGTTTAAGAAGGTTTGTCAAAGGAGTTGTTACAGTATTCGGAGAAAGGTACCTGAGGGCACCCGATCAAGACGACGTTCATCGTTTATTAGCACAAAATGAGGAACGTGGTTTTCCTGGTATGCTTGGAAGTATTGATTGCATGCACTGGCAATGGAGGAATTGCCCAACCGCTTGGCAAGGGATGTACACCGGACATTGTCGTTCGCCGACCATTATTTTGGAAGCTGTGGCATCGCGTGATCTGTGGATTTGGCATGCATTTTTTGGAATGCCAGGGTCTCTAAATGATATCAATGTGCTACAAAGATCTCCTGTATTTGGCGCACTAGCTAATGGTCGTGCGCCCGAAGCAAATTACACGATTAATGGTCATCAATACAATATGGGATATTATCTCGCAGATGGCATATATCCTCGTTGGTCTACATTTGTGAAAACAATTCCATGCCCACAATGCCCAAAACGGAAACACTTTGCCAAAATGCAAGAAGCTACTCGGAAGGATGTAGAGCGTGCTTTTGGGGTCTTACAAGCTCGTTTTGCCATAACACGTGGATCTGCAAGATTTTGGGACGTCGATACGCTTGACGATATTATGACAGCTTGCATAATATTACATAATATGATCGTTGAGGAAAACGGGGGCTCTGACCACATAGACTTCGATGGACTCACAACTCCACCAACAATGTCACATACTCAAACTGCTGAGTTTCGAAGTTTCATCCAAACACATCGTCAAATTAGAGATTCTTCAACCCATTCCCAGTTGCAAGATGACCTTGTAGAGCACTTATGGGCTCGCTTAGGGTCATCCGATTGAGTCCACTATAAGTCACAGTTTGTAGGTAGATCTGAAAAAACCCTCACAAGACTAAAACTCGTCCACTAAGGTTTCCTTAGGGGTtcaaaggcttgttgcatgtgctaaatgcaaccgcgattcctgcgtcagtgagttaggttaTATCTTGAAAGTAATGTTTATTTTGGTTTTATGCGTGTCCATGCATGATAATAAATGTTACTTTGTTTCCTTCAGCTCAATCACTATCCAATTAGAAATCCACAACATGTAGCTCAAACGTAGTGCCAAAACACAGGAGATTAAAGAAAGTTTAGACAATCAtttaacaaaataagaaaacattaaaaattataacCCTTTTTTGCCATTATCTCTATCCTAGCATTCTTCCAATACTCAGCCACCATGGGATCCATGCCTCTAAGGTCTTTGGACATAACTTCTATTTCCCAACTCCTCTCCATCTCCCTTTCCTTTAGCTCTCTATCTCGTTGCTGTTCAAGTAGAGCTCTATCACGTTGTTCATATTTTGCGCGTTCGATATTAAGTTTCTCTTTCAAAATCTCATCCGAAATTGAGGACTTCGATCCACTTGCAGCAAGTTTTTTTGCGGCTTTTGTGCCTAGTGGTCTATCTTGATTAATGGAACGTTCATCATTATCTCCGCCAATGGGAGACTCACTAAGGTCATGTACGGAGACACTAGAAGTCTTATGCCTCTTGTTTGAGAGAGTTTCTTGCCATTTAGCTTCATCCTTCAATATAATCCAACAATGCTCAAGTAGAAATGGTTTATGCTCTAAGTCAGCGTACATAGATTTTGCATCATCTACCTGTataagaaatagaaaaataaacatGGTCAAATATTATTCAGTCAAGATAGAAATGATTAAAGTTCAATAATGATTGTCAAATATCATTTATTCAATAAAGGAATGATTAAAGTTCAACATTATCTACAAATGTCTAAAGCATGTGCACTGCAATATGAACAAAATATTTAGAATCTAAGACTTAATACATGAACTCAAATTCCAGCATCAACAATACAAAGTTAGTCACATAGTTAAGTAGGAAAAAATTACCATTCCTTGTTCGGTTTGTCCGCTAGGATGTCTTCCTTCAATTTGACTTAAATAACCAGAAAATTTTTGACACTTCTTGTTAATATCATTCCACCTTTGCTTTAGAGATGCTTGGGTACGGGGACCTCCATGGGTGTTGAAGAATTCACTAATTCTTTGCCAATATCTATTAGCATTTTGAGCATTCCCATGAGTTGAATCTTTACTAGTATTTAGCCAAGCGGAGACAAGGAGTTTGTCATCGTCAATTGAGAAATTCTGACTTCTTCGACTAGTGCCTGTTAAAGGCACAATCTCGGATGGAATTTGTGACTCCAATTGATCAATATTATGATCATCGTTTAATTCATCGCTCATGAGCAACGATGCATATGAATTGTACATGGAATCCATATCTACAACTAGTCAAGAAAACATTAGTAATTAAATAAAGTAGGACCAGAACATAGCACTTGCACTTGCACTTGATGAGAATAAACACAAAAGGGAACATAAACTTGAAAAAGCGATATCATTTAAAGCGATATCATTTAAAGCTTCATCTTCTACAAAGAGCTCGCCCCAAATGACCTTGCAGATTAGAGGAGCCCCAAATTCCTATGAAAGAACACCTTCATATACATGCAAAAAATcacccaattcataccaatttAGAGATAAATACCCAGTTTCAGATTTCAATTTGGCCTCAAAATAATACCCAAACTCACCCCAAAATCTCAATTATATCTTCATATGCAGACATATAGACAACGGTTGAAGACTGAGTGATGAAGAATGGTACCTATCAACGTTGGAAGAGGTAATTGAGGAGAGGAGGATGATTGCGGCAAAGTTCGGAATAATTGCGACGAAGGTTGAATGGTTGCGATGAAGTTGGGATGATTGCAGCAATCTCGTCTCTGCTTTTATGGTGGATTCGGATGATTTGGCAGAGGTTTCTCATCACTGTTCAAAGTCGTTGAACGACTTTCTCCCTCCCGCGTCCTTTTGcgtctcctttctctctcctctctgagATCGCAAATTTGGGAATCCAAATTGAGGTCGCATATTTTCGACTTCATATACGAACGCTGTTGGCTTCACAAAAAGTACGAAACGGGTATGTAAATCAACGGTTATGGATATGCATACCTGTTTGCATACCAGTGTTGGAGATGCCCTTAGATATGGAGGGGAAAGCGTTAGTGCCACTTTGTGGGTCGGAAGAAGAAGGGTCAAAAAAGAGAGGGGAAGACGAAGTTGACTGCCACGTCACTTTACCGGGAAATTAATGGAAAAATGGTAAATGGACCCCAAAGGTTTTAGGCGGTTTCAAGGACACCccttttagttttaattttgaaaaaaattaatataaaaattagtGGTTGGTTGTGGAAAGGAGAATGGGAACAAGAACGCGAATGGGAACAGGAATGAAAATTTCTTAGATTCCGATGTTTGGTTGGTGAAGGAATTATGACAAGAATAAAAAGGATATTAATTAACAAAAGACCATATTATCCATTATGGTATAGCCGACACTCTTTGTTAATTAGCTCTTGTGATTGTTGGATATTTGTATTAGTAAttaatatatgcatatgtatttaATCCTCAAAGTCAATAAATTGAACTGTTTATGTGTAGCATATTGTTTGTTTCATTCACCAACTGATGACCAAATGATATAATTTAGTGTCAAAATAAAGTTTATCGAGCAGTTAACAACATAAATCAGAGTAGTATCAAACACATTACAGCCACTATATGAGTAAGCCGATTAATCAAGTGCGgttaaatgattttctttttcatattttaaaccCAATATTATTTCACTCCAAGGGCCATTATTGTCTTTTACACTGTGAATTCCATTCCAGCTGGAATTGTGGATTCTGGAGTCCAACCCTGAAATCCACAATTCCTGATATCAAAGGAATTCATCAAGCCTCATGGTACAAATCAAGCCTCATGTTATTTTACTGAATgcttttgaatggaaaattttcTTTGATTCTGGGTTTGATAACACCGTCAATTTTCCAAGAGTGATTTCGCAATGTATTTGGTATCTTCTTGTTGAttattttttccccttcttatTTCAGGGAACATACTTGCATCACAAAGAAATTAAGGCTGCACAGGCTATCAAGATAACTGCAAAGGTGCTTGTTATTGGCAGGATGTAGCTATGAACACTATGTTTTCGCGTTTACTGTCCTATATTCAGCTTGCTATTATAATCCAGTCCAGATGTAGATTAGTAATGTTTTCCCTACTTGCATGCAGGGTCTTGAACATGCTATTGCAGGTACTGGATTATATGTTGTAGGACCTGGTGATGATTTGGAAACTGTGACCGAAGCAGCCATGGAAGACATGCAGTCAGTCATGAGCCAGATTGACAAAAGTGGTGAGGGTGTTTATGTACAAGCATCCACACTTGGTTCACTAGCGACACTTCTGGAGTTTTTGAAGAGCGATGCAGTGAAGATTCCGGTCAGTGGTATAGGCATAGGtcctgttcataaaaaaaatgtcatgaaGGCCAGCGTACTGCTTGAGAAGAAAAGGGAGTACGCTACTATCTTGGCATTTGATGTGAAGGTGACACCTGAGGGCTGAGGCTCAGGAACTTGCTGATGAACTGGATGTGAGAATTTTCATTGCTGATATCATTTATCACTTATTTGAACAATTCAAAGCATATTTTGAACAATTCAAAGCATATATTGACAGTATcaaggaggaaaagaagaaggaagCTGCTGATGAAGCGGTCTTTCCATGTCTTCTTAAGATATTACCAAACTGCATTTTCAACAAGAAGGATCCAATTCTGTTGGGAGTTGATGTTCTTGCAGGAATTGCTAAGGTATATATTGACGTTATTGACATAATTGACATtatatcctcaaattatggaacaagaTTTGCTGTAAATATTAGTTGTTTGTGATATTATCTCCTAACTATTAGCTGTATCAATTTGTTGCTAAACTTTAGGATGTGATAGCTGTATTATCTCCTAAATTCTAATTTGTCTGATGTAATAGTCCCTCTATATATGAGGTTGTCATGTTTGATCATAAATAT
Protein-coding regions in this window:
- the LOC119996911 gene encoding uncharacterized protein LOC119996911; its protein translation is MDHPNASSEILREFIAFDSNSEDELEQLFNARENDDQQANGRRRTGHRGSVPGHRIIQRNHNDGHSRLWNDYFKPDPVYHEGLFRRRFRMSRNLFLHIANAVVANDTYFTQRRNAIGVLGLSALQKITAALRILAYGSPADTLDEYIQIGESTAIASLRRFVKGVVTVFGERYLRAPDQDDVHRLLAQNEERGFPANGRAPEANYTINGHQYNMGYYLADGIYPRWSTFVKTIPCPQCPKRKHFAKMQEATRKDVERAFGVLQARFAITRGSARFWDVDTLDDIMTACIILHNMIVEENGGSDHIDFDGLTTPPTMSHTQTAEFRSFIQTHRQIRDSSTHSQLQDDLVEHLWARLGSSD
- the LOC119997400 gene encoding glutathione S-transferase T3-like produces the protein MDSMYNSYASLLMSDELNDDHNIDQLESQIPSEIVPLTGTSRRSQNFSIDDDKLLVSAWLNTSKDSTHGNAQNANRYWQRISEFFNTHGGPRTQASLKQRWNDINKKCQKFSGYLSQIEGRHPSGQTEQGMVDDAKSMYADLEHKPFLLEHCWIILKDEAKWQETLSNKRHKTSSVSVHDLSESPIGGDNDERSINQDRPLGTKAAKKLAASGSKSSISDEILKEKLNIERAKYEQRDRALLEQQRDRELKEREMERSWEIEVMSKDLRGMDPMVAEYWKNARIEIMAKKGYNF
- the LOC119997741 gene encoding LOW QUALITY PROTEIN: eukaryotic translation initiation factor 5B-like (The sequence of the model RefSeq protein was modified relative to this genomic sequence to represent the inferred CDS: deleted 1 base in 1 codon), yielding MGTYLHHKEIKAAQAIKITAKGLEHAIAGTGLYVVGPGDDLETVTEAAMEDMQSVMSQIDKSGEGVYVQASTLGSLATLLEFLKSDAVKIPVSGIGIGPVHKKNVMKASVLLEKKREYATILAFDVKVTLRAEAQELADELDVRIFIADIIYHLFEQFKAYFEQFKAYIDSIKEEKKKEAADEAVFPCLLKILPNCIFNKKDPILLGVDVLAGIAKVGTPICVPQQNFIDIGRIASIENNHKPVDYARKGQAVSIKIVGTNLEEQQKMFGRHFGVDDELVSRISRRSIDSLKAYYKNDLIKEERILLVRLKHLFNIP